Below is a genomic region from Pantanalinema sp..
GCCAGCTCCCCGCCCCACCCGGTGGGGCGGGGGAATAACGCCTAGACGCGCGCGGCCTCCTTAGAGTACTGCTTGAGGATGTCCTTGGCGATGACGACCTTCTGGATCTCGTTGGTGCCCTCGAAGATCTCGCAGATGCGCGCATCGCGGAACAGGCGCTCGATGGGGTACTCGCCCGAGTAGCCCATGCCGCCGTGGATCTGCACGGCCTTGTTGATGATCCAGGTCGCGTTCTCGGTGCAGAACAGCTTGACCATCGAGCCGGGCAGGGTGATCTTGTTGCCCTGCTCCGACTGCCAGGCGGTGTAGTACACCATCTGCTCCATCGCGAAGATGCGGGTGGCCATCTCGGCGAGGTAGAACTGGATGGCCTGGTTCGAGGCGATGGGCTTGCCGAACTGGATGCGGGTGGTCGCGTGCTTCATGGACAGGTCGAAGGCTTCCTTGGCGGAGCCCAGGCAGGCGGCGCCGAGGCTCAGGCGGCCCTTGTCCAGGATCTTCATGGCGGTCACGAAGCCGAGGCCCACCTGGCCCAGCACGTTCTCCTTGGGGACGCGGACGTCCTTGAAGAAGATCTCGCGGGTGTCCGAGCCCCGGATGCCCATCTTCTTCTCCTTGGGGCCGTTCTCGATCCCGCCGAAGGCGCGCTCGACGAGGAACGCCGTCACGCCGCCGTGGGCGCCGAGGGCCGGATCCGTCACGGCGAAGACCGTCATCAGATCGGCGGTGCCGCCGTTGGTGATCCACATCTTCTGGCCGTTGATCACCCAGTCGTCGCCGTCGCGCACCGCGCGGGTCTTGATGGCCGCGGCGTCGGAGCCGGCGCCCGGCTCGGTCAGGGCGAAGCAGGCGATCATCTCGCCCGAGGCGAGCTTGGGCAGGTACTTCCGCTTCTGCTCCTCGGTGCCGTCGATGACCAGGCCGTAGGTGCCGATGCCGCCGTGGGCGCCCATGGTGACGCCCAGGCTGGAGTCGACGCGGCCGATCTCCTCGGCGAGGATGGCGTTGCCCACGTCACCCAGGCTGGAGCCGCCGTACTCCTCGGGGATGTTGGAGCCGAGGAAGCCCTGCTCCGCCATCTTCATGATGATGTCGCGGCCGATGTGCTCTTCCTTGTCGTGCTTGTCGGCGAGGGGCCGGATCTCGCGATCGGCGAACTCCTTGGCCATCTGGCGGAGCATCTGCTGTTCTTCGGTGAAATTGAAATCCATCGCTTAATCTCCTCTAGTCGCCTTAGCGATCCACGAACTTGGGCTGGGTCTTGGTGATGAAGGCCTTCACGCCGATCTGCTTGTCCTCGGTCTCGCAGACCGCGCCGAACTTCTCGTTCTCGATCTTGATGGCCTCCTTGATGGGCTTGCCGTGCCCGCCGTGGAGGGCCTCCATCATGTACTGGATGGAGAGGCGCCCCTTGGTGGCGATCTTCTTGGCCAGGGTCATGGCCTGGGCGACCTCGTCGCCCGCGGGCACGACCTTCTGGACCAGGCCCACGCGCAGGGCCTGCTGGGCCGTGTACATGTCGCCGGTCAGGAGCCACTCGGTGGCGTTGCCGTAGCCGATGATGCGGGGCAGGCGCTGGGAGCCGCCGAAGCCCGGGATGATGCCCAGGTTGATCTCGGGCTGGCCGAAGCGCGCCTTGTCCGAGGCGATGCGGATGTGGCAGGCCATCGCCAGCTCGCAGCCGCCGCCCAGGCAGAAGCCGTTGATCGCGACGATCACGGGCTTCTTGAGGGCCTCGATCCGGTTGAAGACCTCGTTGGCCGCCGCCACCATCTGCTTGGCGTCGGCGCCGCTCTTGATCTCGGCGATCTCCTTGATGTCGGCGCCCGCGACGAAGGCCATCTGGCCGGCGCCCGTCAGCACGATCGCCTTGACCGCGTTGTCGGCCTCGAGCTCCAGGAGAACCTCGCTGAGCTCGAAGATGACGGCCGAGTTGAGGGCGTTGGCCGGAGGGTTGTCGAGGGTGACCAGGGCCACGGCCTCGTCCTGCTGCACCTTGACGAAGGTGCGGGTCTTCTTGCCCTCCTCGGCGGCCTCGTGGGCGTGGAAGCCCTGGCCGGACTTGGCGCCGAGCTTGCCCTCGGCGACCATCTGCTCGATCAGGGGCGCGGGCTTGAAGCGATCGCCCAGCTCCGCCTGGTAGAACTTGAGGCGCTCGAGCACGGTGTCGAGGCCCATCATGTCGGCGAGCATCAGGGGGCCGCGGCCCATGCCGGTGCCCATCTGCATGGCGGGATCCACGTCCTCGGCCGCTGCGACGCCGTCCGCGATCAGGATGGCGGCCTCGTTGATCATCGGCAGGACGAAGCGGTCGACCTCGAAGGGCACCTTGGCCTTGCCCTGTTTCGCGATGATCTCGGCGATCTTGCCGGGGACGGGGTTCACGGCCTCGTCGTTGTACGAGTAGAAGCCGGCGCCCTTCTTCTGGCCCCAGCGGCCCTCGGCGACCATCCAGTCGAGCAGCTCGGTGGGCTGGAAGCGCGAACCGAAGGCGTCGTGCAGGGTGTGGACGACCTCGTTGCAGACCTCGACGCCCAGCATGTCGGCCAGGGTGAAGGGGCCCATGGGGAAGCCCTTGCTCGGCACGACCATGTCGATCTGCTCGGCGGTGGCGGCCCCCTCCTGGAGGGCGGTCACGGCCTCGTTGAAGCTCGCGAGCAAGAGGCGGTTGACCAGAAAGCCCGCGCCGTCCTTGACCAGGACCGGGTGCTTGCGGATGTCCTTGCAGAAGGAGAGCAGCGTCGCCATGGTCTCGTCGGAGCTCTCTTTGCCCGCGATGACCTCGACCAGCTTCATGACCGGGGCAGGGTTGAAGAAGTGCAGGCCCGCGACCTTGGCCGGCCGCGAGGTGACGCTTCCCAGCTCGGTGACCGAGAGGGCCGAGGTGTTGGAGGCGAGGATCGCGTGCTTGGGGGTGACCTTGTCCAGCTCGGCGAAGACGGCCTTCTTGACGTCCATCTTCTCGGTGACCGCCTCGATGACGAGATCCACGTCATCGAAGCCGTCCCAGGTGGTCGTGCCCGAGACGAGGGCCATCTTCTGCTCCATCTCGGAGGCGGACATCTTGCCCTTCTTGACGCGGCCCTCGTAGACCTTGCGGGCGGCCGCGAGGCCCTTGTCCACCGCGTCCTGGCTGATGTCCTTGATGATGACCGGCAGGCCCGCGTTGGAGACGACCTGGGCGATGCCTCCGCCCATGGCCCCGCCGCCGACGACGCCCACCTTGAAGATGGGGAGCGGCTTGGCGTTCAGGGCGGACTTGGATTGGGATTCGACTGCCATCTGACTCTCCTTGCTAAGCGTTGGGATTCTCGAGGACCATGGCGATGCCCTGGCCGCCGCCGATGCAGAGGCTGGCGACGCCGTACCTGGCGCCGCGGCGAGCAAGCTCACGGCTGAGCGTCAGGGCCAGGCGCGCGCCCGAGGCGCCGACCGGGTGGCCGAGGGCGATCGCGCCGCCGTTGGGGTTGAGCTTGTCCATGTCCAGCTCGAGCTTCTTGGCGACCGAGAGGACCTGGGCGGCGAAGGCCTCGTTGACCTCGATCACGTCCATCTGGTCGAGGGTCAGCCCGGCCTTGGCCAGGGCCTTGGGGATGGCGTAGGCCGGGCCCATGCCCATGCGCTCGGGCTCGAGGCCGACGTTGACGTAGGAGCGGACGATGGCCATGGGCTGGTAGCCGAGGGCCTGGGCCTTCTCCTCGGTCATCATTAGCAGGCCGACCGCGCCGTCGTTGGTGCCGCAGGCGTTGCCGGGGGTGACGGAGCCGCCCTTCTTGAAGATGGTCGGGTACATGGAGAGCATCTGGAGGCTGAGGGCGGGGTTGGGGCCCTCGTCGATCGAGACGGGCTCGGGGGCGACGTCCTTGCCGCCGGCCTTCTTGGGCACGTTGACCGTCATGATCTCCTCGGCGAAGTTGCCGGAGCGGGCGGCCCGGAAGGCCTTCTTGTGGGAGTTGACGGCGAACTGGTCCTGCTCCTCGCGGGTGAGGCCGAACTCTTCGACCAGGTTCTCGGCGGTCTGGCCCATCAGGAGGTTGCAGACCGGGTCGGTGAGGCCTTCCCACATGGAGTCGATCATCTCGGCGTGGCGGATGCGCTTGCCGAAGCGCATGTCGCGGCTGATGTAGGGGTACGAGCTCATGGACTCGATGCCGCCCACCACCAGGACCTCGGCGTCGCCCGCCTGGATCTCCTGGTAGCCGTTGATGATCGCCTGCATGCCCGAGCCGCAGTTGCGGTGGACGGTGTAGGCGGGCTTTTCGAGGGGGATGCCGGCCTTGAGGGCCACGACGCGGGCGAGGTTGGGCGCCTCGGAGCCCTGGCCGCACGAGCCCATGATCACCTGGTCGATCGCCTCGATCGCCTGCGGGTTGCGCTTGAGCAGCTCCGCGAGCACGATGCGACCCAGCTCGGGCGCGTTGAGGTCCTTGAGTGCCCCGCCGAAGTTGCCGAAGGGCGTGCGGATCCCGTCCACCAAGACGACTTGTTTCATGAGCTAGGAACCCTTTCTGTGCGTGCGAGAACCGGGAGCGCCTTCGCTCCCGGGATCGAAGGGCGCGGCTTGTTGGCCGCTTCCGAAGGCGAGGACCATCCGGTCCCCCATCAGCTGCATCCGCTCCCGGCTGAACTCCTCCTCGAAGCCCAAGAGCGAGGCGAGGTTGAGGGTGAAGCCCACCGAGATGAGCTGCCAGGCGGCGGCCGTCACGTCCAGGTCGGCCGCGAGCACGCCCGAGCGCCGCCCCGCGTCGAGGACCGTCATCAGGAAGTCGGCGTAGGAGGCGAAGTGCCGGCGCAGGGCCTCGCGGATCTCGTCGTCCTCGACCTCGGAGAGGGCCTGGAACTGGATCTTGAGGGTGTCGGGCCGCTTGAGGACGATCTCGTACTGGCTGGTGCCGATCCGGCGCAGGAGGGCGAGGGGATCGGCCGCGTCCGAGGCCAGCTCCTTCCAGTGGCGCAGGGTGCTGTCGCCGACCCGGTCAAGGATGGTGAGGAAGAGCTGCTTCTTGCTCGCGAAGTGCTTGTAGACCGTCGGCTCGGAGATGCCGGCTTCCTTGGCGATCTCGGCCATGCCCGCGACCCGGTAGTTGGAGCGCGCGAAGACCGCGGTGGCGCAGCGCAGGATCTGCGCCCGGCGCTCTTCTGCCGTCAAGCGTTCGCGGGTGTCAGCGGCCATGGGCCTCCCTCAGTCGTTAGTGAGTAATCACTAACCATTATAGGAATGGCGCGAAGGCTGTCAAGACGGTGTTCATTCTCACCCGGGCGAAGCGTCCAGAAGAGGGCCAGGCCGGCGAAAACCCTCACGATGGCTTCACATGGGACACGATTGTTTGTTATGATTTATTATGACAAGGCCGGCACGCGCTCTTCTCCCCCTTCTCGCCCGCAACGCCGCACAAAGGAGCCCCGATGACCGCAGAAGTCTACTTCGCCCAGCGCCGCGCGACCGGCGGCGGCGGCCTCATGGACAAGATCGAGCAGCTCCTCGACGCCGCGGGGCTCGCCCAGGTCGTCACCCCCGGCGATCGCGTCGCGATCAAGACCCACTTCGGGGAGCCGGGCAACACCACCCACATCCGCCCCGAGATCCTGCGGCGGCTCATCAAGAAGGTCCGCCAGGCCGACGCCCGTCCCTTCGTCACCGACTCCAACGCGCGGTACTCGCCCCGGCGCACCGAGGCGGTGGGTCACCTGGAGGTGGCGAGCGCGCACGGGTTCAACTACCCGACCCTCGGGGCCCCGGTGCTCATCGCCGACGGGGTGGACGGCCGCCAAGGCACCGCGTACCCGACCGGCGGGAAACACCTGGGGACGGTTTCGATCGCAGGGGCCATCGACGAGGCCGAGGCCCTCATCGTCGCCAACCACGTCACCTTTCACCCCGAGGTCGGCTTCGTGGGCGCCCTCTACCACCTGGGCCTCGGCGCCCTGACCCGCGAGGGCAAGCTCGCCCTCTGCGCCGCGCCGAGCCCGGCCCTGGTGCTCGCGGGCGGCGACTCCCCCAGCCGGGAGGTCGAGGCCGAGGCCGCCGTCCTTCCGCCCGACCTTTTGGCCGCGCGGATCGCCGAGGCGTTCGGCGCCGTCCACCGCGCCAAGGCCGGCAAGATCCTCTACTGCAACGTCCTGATGGACCTCACCCCCGATCCGGACGGGGCGGGATGGAGCGACGCGGCGGTCATCCCCGACGTGGGGATCCTCGTCTCGCGCGACCCGGTCGGGCTCGACCAGGCCACCGCGGACTTCCTGAACATGCAGACCGGCCTGCCCGGCACCTGCCTGCAGGATCTCGGCACCCCGGACAAGATCCGCAGCCTCGCGCCGGCCGCCGACTGGGACCACCTCCTGGAGCTGGTCGCGCGCGACGGGCTGGGCTCGCGCGACTACGAGCTGCTGATCATCTGAGCCCCATGGTGCAAAGTGCCCCGTCTGGCTGCTAAGATCAGGCGGTCCCTTAGACGCTCTCCCCATCCTTCAGGAGGTCTCAGATGCCCCGCCCCGACGGCCGTCAGCCCGACCAGCTCCGCCCCCTCACGATCCAGCGCGGCTTCACCAAGCACGCCGAGGGCTCGGTGCTCATCGGCTTCGGTGACACCAAGGTCCTCTGCACCGCCAGCGTCGAGGATCGCGTCCCCCCCTTCCTGAAGGGAACGGGCAAGGGCTGGGTGACGGCCGAGTATTCGATGCTGCCCCGCGCCACGCACACCCGCTCGTCGCGCGAGTCGAGCATCGGCAAGGTGGGCGGGCGCACCCACGAGATCCAGCGCCTCATCGGCCGCAGCTTGCGCGGGGTGTGCGACCTGTACGGCTTCGGCGAGCGCCAGATCACCCTCGACTGCGACGTGATCCAGGCGGATGGCGGCACCCGGACCGCCGCCATCACCGGTGCCTGGATCGCCCTTCACGACGCCTTCTCGAGCCTGGTTTCCCAGGGCAAGATCGAGCGCATGCCCCGCCTGGACCCTCTCGCGGCCATCAGCGTCGGCATCGTGGACGGCGAGGCAGTCCTCGACCTGTGCTACCTGGAGGACTCGCGCGCCGAGACCGACATGAACGTGGTCGCCACCGGCTCGGGCCACTACGTCGAGATCCAGGGCACGGCCGAGGGCGAGCCCTTCGATCGCCAGATGGTCAACCGCATGCTCGATCTGGCGGATGCGGGCATCAAGGACCTGATCGCTGCCCAGCACCAGGCGATCCGCACGCCGGTCGGGGTCTAGGCCCGCCCCGCCGAAGCGATGCCCCGGGCTCGAAAGATCGATAAATCGTCCAACCAGAGCGCCAAATAATCCACGGTATCCTGCTTACCTTTTGTCCTATGCTGATGCGATGCGACTTCCACAGCACCAGCATAGGAGCCTCTTCATGCGCAAGCTGAGTCTTAGCTTGACTCTCGTCACCCTTCTCGCCCTTGGCGGCTGCGCGGGGACGCCGACCGCCTCCCTGACCGGTGGCGCCACTGCAACCGGCACCACAACCACCGTCGCGGCGCCCGTCATCTCGAGCTTCAGCCCCACCCAGGGGACCGCCGGAACGGTCGTCACCGTCACGGGCACCGGCTTCGACGGAGCGATCGCCTCCAACAACCTCGTCCTGTTCAACGGCACCCCTGGCCTCGTCACCGCGGCCACCGCCACCACCCTCACCGTCATCGTCCCCGAGGGCGGCTCGTACGGCACCATCACCGTGACCGTCAACGGCAAGACCGCCACGAGCGCCGACAGCTACTCGGCTCGCCTGGGCATCCGGACCGTCGCCGGGTCGCAAGGAGCGCCCGGGGGGGTGAGGGCCGCCGATTGGCGCGCGTCCTACGGCGCCATGGCCATGGACTCCGCCGGTAACCTCTACGTCACGCAGCAGAGCCGAAGCGCCGTCTACAAGATCGACCCGGCCGGCACCCTCACGACCGTCGCCGGCACCGGCGCCTGGGGCTACATCGGGGACGGCTTTCCCGCCACCGTCGCCCAGCTGAACAGTCCCGAAGGCCTGGCGGTGGATGCCTCGGGCAACCTCTACATCGCCGATACCTGGAATCACGTCATCCGCAAGGTCAGCAACGGCGTCATCTCGACCGTCGCAGGAAACGGCCAAAGCGGCTTCTCGGGGGACGGCGGTCCGGCCGGCAGCGCCCAGCTGTATGCGCCTCGGGGCCTGGCGGTGGACGCCACGGGCGATCTATACATCGCCGATACGAACAACAACCGCATCCGCAAGGTCGACCACGCGACCGGCATCATCACGACCTTCGCCGGCACCGGCAGCTACGGCTTCTCCGGAGACGCCACGGCAGCCGTCGGCGCCCAGCTCGCCTATCCCCATGGCGTGGCGGTGGACGCCTCGGGCAGCCTGTACATCGCCGATACGAACAACAGCCGCATCCGCAAGGTCAGCGACGGCACCATCTCGACCGTCGGCTCCCAGCTCGCCTATCCCCAGGGCGTGACGGTGGACGGTGCGGGCAACCTCTACGTCGCCGATACGAACAGCCACCGCATCCGCAAGCTCAGCGACGGTACCCTCTCGATCGTCGCAGGTAACGGTCAAGGCGGCTTCTCGGGGGATGGCGGCACGGCCACCAGCGCCCAGCTCAGCTATCCCAAGGGGGTCGTGGTGGACGCCGCGGGCAACCTCTACGTCGCCGATACGAACAACTTCCGCATCCGCAAGCTCGACGCCGTCGCTCAGACGATCTCGACCGTGGCAGGCGATGTCTCGGGCGAGGCCATGACCGCAGGCGCCTTGAACGTGGACCTTGCCGGGCCCGCAGCGACCGCCGAGGACGCGCAAGGCAACCTCTACATTGCCGATAGGTACAACCACCGCGTCCGAAAGCTCGGTATCGACGGCACCCTCACGACCGTCGCCGGCACCGGAGTCCCCGGCGAAGCCGGGGACTCCGGCGTGGCCACCAGCGCTCAGTTGAACCAGCCCCAGAGCGTGGCGGTGGACGCCGCGGGCAACCTCTACATCGCCGATACGAACAACAACCGGATCCGCATGGTGCCCGCGACCGACGGGACCTACTTCGGCATCCCCATGGTCGCCAACTCCCTCTACACCTTCGCCGGCACCGGAGTCTCCGGCTTCTCCGGAGACGGCGCGGCGGCCGGCAGCGCCCAGCTGAACGCTCCTCTGGGCGTGGCGGCGGACGCCGCGGGCGACCTCTACATCGCCGATACGAACAACAACCGCATCCGCAAGGTCGACCACACCACCGGCTTCATCGCGACCGTCGCCGGCACCGGCGTGTACGGCTTCACCGGGGACGGCGCGGCCACCAGCGCCCAGCTGAACCATCCCCAGGGTTTGGCGGTGGACGCCGCGGGCAACCTCTACATCGCCGATACGTACAACAACCGCATCCGCAAACTCAGCGGCGGCTCCATCTCGACCGTCGCCGGCAACGGCTATTCCTACGGCCTCAGCGACTACCGGGTTGCCGGATACTCCGGCGGCGAGGTCGCCTCCCGCATCACCCTGGACAGCCCCGAGGGCGTGGCGGTGGACGCCGAGGGCAACCTCTACGTCGCCGATACGGAAAACAACCGGATCCTCAAGGTCGCCCTCGGCGGCGCCGTCTCGACCGTGGCCGGAAACGGCATCTACGGCATCGACGGCGACGGCGGGCTTGCGATCAATGCCAGGCTGGCCTCCCCGCGTGGCGTGACGGTGGGCAAGGCGGGCAACCTCTTCATCGCCGATACCGACAACAACCTCATCCGTTCCGTCGGCTTCTGAGCCGCCGTCACCTCGGCAGGCATCGCGTTCGCGGTGCCTGCTTTTTTGGCCCCCTTGACCCCTGAGCCCCGCGATCCTTGTCACTGCTTGGCGAATCCTCTAAACTGGCCTCCATGTCTGCAGAAATCCCGAACTCGACGCTGCTCCAGACTTATCGCAAGCGCCTGTGGGTGGGCCTTGGCGCCGCTTTGGCCCTGCGACTGGTGCTCATCCTCTTCCCGATGGCCTTCTGGGTGGACATGGACACCTTCATGGCCTGGAGCCGGCGGCTCGTCGAGGTGGGGGTCCCGAACTTCTACGCCCCCGACTACTTCTGCGACTACCCGCCGGGCTACCTCTACGTCCTGTCGGGCCTCGGCCACCTCTACCACCTCTTCGACCCCAGCTGGGCCCACTACGGCCGGGGCCTGGGCCTTTCCGCCCTGCTCAAGGCGCCCGCGGTCCTCGCGGACGTGGCCTCGGCCTACGTGATCTTCCTCATCCTGCGCGGCCGGGTCACGATCCGCAGCGCCTACCACGGCGCCCTGGTCTACGCCTTCAACCCGCTGGTGCTCTTCGTCTCGGGGATCTGGGGCCAGATCGACAGCGTGCTGACGCTCGCCATGCTCGCGGCCGTTTGGCTGCTCTTGCGCAACCGGTTCGTGACCGCGGCGGCCACCGCGGTGCTCGGGGTCATGCTCAAGCCCCAGGGCCTCTTCCTCGCGCCGTTCTTCGTCCTCTCCCAGTGGTTCCGCCGGGCGTGGTGGGTGTGGCCGGCCGCGGCCCTCGCGGGCTTCGCTCTGGTCTGGGCGCTGACCTTCCCCTTCCACGCGGGCGGCGCGCCCGTCGTTGGTCCCTTCGCCTTCCTCTTCGAGAAGATGATGGCGACGGCAGGGACCTACACCAGCAGCACCATCAACGCCTTCAACATCTGGGCGCCGACCAGCCTCGACAACGGGGTGCTGATGTGGGGCGATCGTTACAGCGACTCCCGGACCATCTTCGGCCTCACCCACCGGGCCCTGGGCCTCGTCTTCGTGGGCATCCTCTCGGCGTGGATGGGCGTCTACCTCTACCGCAAGCGCCACGCGGGCCTCGCCCCGCTCATGCTCGCCTCCAGCCTCCTGCTCCTGGGCTTCTTCCTCTTCCCCACCCGGATGCACGAGCGCTACATGTTCCCGGCGATCGCCTTTCTGACCCTCGCCGCGAGCGCCAATCGCCACTTGATCCCCAACATGTGGGCCTTCACGGCGACGGCGACCCTCAACGTCCTCTACGTCTACGTCTACTACACCAACCAGCAGCTCTTCTACGCCGTCCCCGCCCCGGTGCGCACCGTCGTCATCGTGGGGGCGGTGCTGGTCAACATGTGGACCTTCGGGGACCTGGTCGGCTACACCTTCGGCCGGCGCCACGAGACCGCCTGGCGCCCCACCACCTCGCTGCGTCAGGCGCTTCTGGGCAAGGGCGCTTCCGAGATGGAGGCCGAGAGCGCCCCCGAGCCGTGGGACAGGCGTGACTGGCAGTGGATGCTCGGCCTGATGGGGGCCTTCCTCGCCCTCGGGCTGTGGCGCCTGGGATTGCCTGCCGAGCAGATCTTCGACGAGGTCTACCACGCCCGCACCGCCGAGGAGTACCTCAAGGGGATCAGCCCCTACGAGTGGACCCACCCGCCCCTGGCCAAGCTCATGATCGCGGTGGGGGTGGCCCTCTTCGGCATGAACGCCTTCGGCTGGCGCATCGTGAGCCTCCTGGTCGGCGCCCTGACCCTCGGGGTCTTCTACCTGCTCGCGCGCCGCATGCTCGATCGGCGGCGCCCGGCCTGGATCGCGACCCTGATGCTCGCCTGCGACGGGGTCTTCTTCGTCCAGTCGCGCGTGGCGATGACCAACATCTACGTGGTCTTCTTCCTCCTGCTCGCGACGCTCGCCACCTGGGAGTTCATGCGAACGCGCAAGGAGCGCATGCTGCCGCTCGCAGCGCTCGCTCTGGGCGCCGCGCTCGCCACCCGCTGGTCCACCATGTACGCCTGGGGCCTGTTGGGCCTGCTCATCGGCGTCTACGTCCTGTTCTGGGAGGCCCCGCGCCGGCAGCCCAAGGAGATCGGCCTCTTGGCCCTGCGGTGCATCGGGTACTTCGTCGCCATCCCGGTGGCGGTCTACCTGCTGAGCTACATCCCCTACATGGCCCAGGGCCATGGGCTCGGCGAGGTGCTCCAGATGCAGAAGAACATGTGGGGCTACCATGCGAACCTGAACGCCAGCCACAGCTACTCGTCGC
It encodes:
- a CDS encoding DUF362 domain-containing protein, coding for MTAEVYFAQRRATGGGGLMDKIEQLLDAAGLAQVVTPGDRVAIKTHFGEPGNTTHIRPEILRRLIKKVRQADARPFVTDSNARYSPRRTEAVGHLEVASAHGFNYPTLGAPVLIADGVDGRQGTAYPTGGKHLGTVSIAGAIDEAEALIVANHVTFHPEVGFVGALYHLGLGALTREGKLALCAAPSPALVLAGGDSPSREVEAEAAVLPPDLLAARIAEAFGAVHRAKAGKILYCNVLMDLTPDPDGAGWSDAAVIPDVGILVSRDPVGLDQATADFLNMQTGLPGTCLQDLGTPDKIRSLAPAADWDHLLELVARDGLGSRDYELLII
- a CDS encoding acyl-CoA dehydrogenase family protein, with translation MDFNFTEEQQMLRQMAKEFADREIRPLADKHDKEEHIGRDIIMKMAEQGFLGSNIPEEYGGSSLGDVGNAILAEEIGRVDSSLGVTMGAHGGIGTYGLVIDGTEEQKRKYLPKLASGEMIACFALTEPGAGSDAAAIKTRAVRDGDDWVINGQKMWITNGGTADLMTVFAVTDPALGAHGGVTAFLVERAFGGIENGPKEKKMGIRGSDTREIFFKDVRVPKENVLGQVGLGFVTAMKILDKGRLSLGAACLGSAKEAFDLSMKHATTRIQFGKPIASNQAIQFYLAEMATRIFAMEQMVYYTAWQSEQGNKITLPGSMVKLFCTENATWIINKAVQIHGGMGYSGEYPIERLFRDARICEIFEGTNEIQKVVIAKDILKQYSKEAARV
- the rph gene encoding ribonuclease PH; translated protein: MPRPDGRQPDQLRPLTIQRGFTKHAEGSVLIGFGDTKVLCTASVEDRVPPFLKGTGKGWVTAEYSMLPRATHTRSSRESSIGKVGGRTHEIQRLIGRSLRGVCDLYGFGERQITLDCDVIQADGGTRTAAITGAWIALHDAFSSLVSQGKIERMPRLDPLAAISVGIVDGEAVLDLCYLEDSRAETDMNVVATGSGHYVEIQGTAEGEPFDRQMVNRMLDLADAGIKDLIAAQHQAIRTPVGV
- a CDS encoding IPT/TIG domain-containing protein yields the protein MRKLSLSLTLVTLLALGGCAGTPTASLTGGATATGTTTTVAAPVISSFSPTQGTAGTVVTVTGTGFDGAIASNNLVLFNGTPGLVTAATATTLTVIVPEGGSYGTITVTVNGKTATSADSYSARLGIRTVAGSQGAPGGVRAADWRASYGAMAMDSAGNLYVTQQSRSAVYKIDPAGTLTTVAGTGAWGYIGDGFPATVAQLNSPEGLAVDASGNLYIADTWNHVIRKVSNGVISTVAGNGQSGFSGDGGPAGSAQLYAPRGLAVDATGDLYIADTNNNRIRKVDHATGIITTFAGTGSYGFSGDATAAVGAQLAYPHGVAVDASGSLYIADTNNSRIRKVSDGTISTVGSQLAYPQGVTVDGAGNLYVADTNSHRIRKLSDGTLSIVAGNGQGGFSGDGGTATSAQLSYPKGVVVDAAGNLYVADTNNFRIRKLDAVAQTISTVAGDVSGEAMTAGALNVDLAGPAATAEDAQGNLYIADRYNHRVRKLGIDGTLTTVAGTGVPGEAGDSGVATSAQLNQPQSVAVDAAGNLYIADTNNNRIRMVPATDGTYFGIPMVANSLYTFAGTGVSGFSGDGAAAGSAQLNAPLGVAADAAGDLYIADTNNNRIRKVDHTTGFIATVAGTGVYGFTGDGAATSAQLNHPQGLAVDAAGNLYIADTYNNRIRKLSGGSISTVAGNGYSYGLSDYRVAGYSGGEVASRITLDSPEGVAVDAEGNLYVADTENNRILKVALGGAVSTVAGNGIYGIDGDGGLAINARLASPRGVTVGKAGNLFIADTDNNLIRSVGF
- a CDS encoding TetR/AcrR family transcriptional regulator gives rise to the protein MAADTRERLTAEERRAQILRCATAVFARSNYRVAGMAEIAKEAGISEPTVYKHFASKKQLFLTILDRVGDSTLRHWKELASDAADPLALLRRIGTSQYEIVLKRPDTLKIQFQALSEVEDDEIREALRRHFASYADFLMTVLDAGRRSGVLAADLDVTAAAWQLISVGFTLNLASLLGFEEEFSRERMQLMGDRMVLAFGSGQQAAPFDPGSEGAPGSRTHRKGS
- a CDS encoding thiolase family protein, coding for MKQVVLVDGIRTPFGNFGGALKDLNAPELGRIVLAELLKRNPQAIEAIDQVIMGSCGQGSEAPNLARVVALKAGIPLEKPAYTVHRNCGSGMQAIINGYQEIQAGDAEVLVVGGIESMSSYPYISRDMRFGKRIRHAEMIDSMWEGLTDPVCNLLMGQTAENLVEEFGLTREEQDQFAVNSHKKAFRAARSGNFAEEIMTVNVPKKAGGKDVAPEPVSIDEGPNPALSLQMLSMYPTIFKKGGSVTPGNACGTNDGAVGLLMMTEEKAQALGYQPMAIVRSYVNVGLEPERMGMGPAYAIPKALAKAGLTLDQMDVIEVNEAFAAQVLSVAKKLELDMDKLNPNGGAIALGHPVGASGARLALTLSRELARRGARYGVASLCIGGGQGIAMVLENPNA
- a CDS encoding enoyl-CoA hydratase-related protein, with amino-acid sequence MAVESQSKSALNAKPLPIFKVGVVGGGAMGGGIAQVVSNAGLPVIIKDISQDAVDKGLAAARKVYEGRVKKGKMSASEMEQKMALVSGTTTWDGFDDVDLVIEAVTEKMDVKKAVFAELDKVTPKHAILASNTSALSVTELGSVTSRPAKVAGLHFFNPAPVMKLVEVIAGKESSDETMATLLSFCKDIRKHPVLVKDGAGFLVNRLLLASFNEAVTALQEGAATAEQIDMVVPSKGFPMGPFTLADMLGVEVCNEVVHTLHDAFGSRFQPTELLDWMVAEGRWGQKKGAGFYSYNDEAVNPVPGKIAEIIAKQGKAKVPFEVDRFVLPMINEAAILIADGVAAAEDVDPAMQMGTGMGRGPLMLADMMGLDTVLERLKFYQAELGDRFKPAPLIEQMVAEGKLGAKSGQGFHAHEAAEEGKKTRTFVKVQQDEAVALVTLDNPPANALNSAVIFELSEVLLELEADNAVKAIVLTGAGQMAFVAGADIKEIAEIKSGADAKQMVAAANEVFNRIEALKKPVIVAINGFCLGGGCELAMACHIRIASDKARFGQPEINLGIIPGFGGSQRLPRIIGYGNATEWLLTGDMYTAQQALRVGLVQKVVPAGDEVAQAMTLAKKIATKGRLSIQYMMEALHGGHGKPIKEAIKIENEKFGAVCETEDKQIGVKAFITKTQPKFVDR